In Zingiber officinale cultivar Zhangliang chromosome 1A, Zo_v1.1, whole genome shotgun sequence, the DNA window atttaagaaggcgttcgagcAGCTTCAGATTACGCGAAATGAGCTCCAGCCCATGACAATACCGTTATATGGATTCACAAGCAATGAAGTATTGTCGATCGATCAGGCTCGGCTGACCATATCACTTGGGGAGGAGCCACTTAGATGGACAAGGATGATCAACTTCATTCTGGTGGACATCCCACCTGTTTACAACGTCATATTTGACTGATTGACACTCAATGAATTTTTTGGGGTGTCTCCACAttctgctagaagatcaagttttcGGTGGAGAACTCAGTCGGGGAAGTAAGGGCGACCAACTAGCTTCCCCCCAGTGCTATGTCGAAATGGTAAAGACGGAGGCGTGTGCCGCTCGGAAAGCACATCGGCTAGAAGTGAATGCAATCCTTGAAGAGTCTCTTGCATTGGTCTACAAAAGAAGAAGCCCAGGTGCACTCCAGTCGACCGAAGGCCACTTCTTTCATCGCGACCAATTTGAGTGCAAAAAAGAAGACGAAGCTGGTTGCCTGTTTAAGGCAAAACCACGACGTGTTTGCTTGGGTGACTCATGAGCTCTCCGAAATCCCGCCGAGTGTAGCACAGCATGAATTGCACGTCCGACCGAATGCCAGGTcagtgaaataaaagaaaagatattTCAGCTCAGAGCATAATCATATCATCTGAGAGGAAGTAGAGAAGCTGCTGGAGGTCGAACACATCCGTGAAGTACAATTatcgagctggctggctaacatGGTACTGGTCTCTAAGCTGGGTAATAAATGGTGGATCTGTATTGACTTCCGAGACTTGAACAAAATCTGGCCAAAGGACTACTATTCGCTGCCATGTaatgatcaaatggtggactccacggtgAGTTACGAGCTGATCTATATGTTGGACGCGTActaaggctatcatcaggtgctgCTCGCAAAGAATGATCAAGAGAATGTCAATTTTATCATAGCTGACAGGCAAGGCCAGCTTtaggcataggccattaaggcctatgcctagggccccaattttTATTGGGGCCTATTATTTGTAgtgtattaaatatattttatgtgtgttttttttaaaaagagaatGAAAAAGAATAGACCAACATGATAAAAGATTGCACAATCTCATTCTCTAAAAATtaggattattatttttaatatattaaatatatttttatgtatatatttttttaagagaaTAGAAAAGAATAGGACTCACATGAATAAATATTTGCGTGATCTCAATCTTGATCAAAACTTCATATTTCATAAAAAACTTATTGTGGTTCCAATGGACAAAGTCATAAAGGGActctttttttaacaaattaaatttatttttaattaggatgttattttataaaatttaatctattccTCTTCAATATCTCTCAATCTTAGCCTACTTTTGTTACGTTTCTCATTCGTTGATGATGTTTTCTCCTTTGATCAATAATAACATTAATTAGAAAGTTTTTATCTTATCTAATACAATGCAAAATAAAAAAGCTAGTTTTTTTAGTTCCCCCTCTTCCTCTTTTCCAACTCCCCTCTCTATGCTTCTTTTGTTCATtgagattggagaagagaaattgcATATAACATTAACACGCTGATCCGGTTGGTGCTACTATGCTACTTGCTTGATTAAATTCAAATGTGATGCATTCATTCATATTGTGTCTAATTAAAAtggaagattttattattttttagcaaTAGCGAGTTAGGTAGCTCTACCGTTTTACTTCTTTGATAGacattaaatttaacttttatttagatatatttacATAAATTGTTTGATTTTCTCTTTATCTTCATTCTATCATTTATAACTATTCTGATTTAGGTGATGAAAAATaagatttattttttgttttgttttgtgccTAAAAAGGTTTCCATTTagttcttgataaatgataatgACTAGTTTGGTCTTATTGTGATCTTTATTTTCTAAGGATTGTATTGAGTTTTGTTATTTTGTACATgtatttttcatttatttattttttgtgtttTGATGATGAGTTGAGATGtgagcatgattttttttttctatttttctattatTATCCTATTTTATTGTTCTTATTTCCTCAATTTTATTCCTTTTGTAAGGGTTGTTCTTTCTATCTTTCATTTAAGTAATTAGATATActtttatctttctttattttttaaataattttgaatatatttattttttagctaaataaatagTAAATTTATTATCGACTTGAGAtatattattatatctaataataatactATATTTAATATAGTAAAATTTATATTTCTCTAAATTAGGTTATCAAAAtatgaatataaaattttaattaataattttgcgtctcaaaaaatgaaaaaaattcaattttattaaaaataatattttaatttgttaaaaaaaattaatctatatTTTTTATCCCAAGTCTAAATGAAAAAAgatgaggatttttttttttaaaaacaatgtcaaaagtctaaatttttttttccacCTAAGACCCCAAATAGGCTTGAGCCGGTCCTGCTCACAGGACCTTATGCTATAATATGATATGGTTCGACTTGAAAATTTTGAAGCCACCgctgataaataaaatatttcgaaTACTTTCGATTGAAACATGAAGATATTGCTTGGGCATGTAAAACAATGCATAAAATAAAGATAAAGCAGAACTAATTAATCATATCATTATTGTTTTTTCTTCTGGTACAATTTAGAGAGTGACATAGGaagatgaatttattttaatatatataataagtacGGCAAATAATGAAATacatatataaattttaatattatttaagcatgcaatggctTCCACTGATGTCAACGGAAGCTGATGTAAGCGTCGAGTTGTCCGGTGAGGGTTGTGTTCGTCGCATGAACTTCAGAGGTCAGGAGGTAGCCTCTAGCCAACCGGAATTTTCCGGTGCCGCCGGTGATGGCCCGTTCGAACACGGTCCCCAGCGGGGCCACCGGGAACAACCCCTGCAGGGCGAGAGAGCTGCCGTTGTACTCGCCGGCGGTGAAAACCAGCTGGAAGTTGGTGAGGCCGGAGTTCTCGGCCATGCTCGACCCGACCCCCATGCCCTGATTCCGACCGATAATAGGCGAGTCGGTCTCGACCCCGGCTCGGAGAAGGTTGTCGTAGACGTAGACGTTGCCGAATCCGGagacggaggaggaggtggtgcgCTGGACTGAGTAGACGACGGTGGCGTTGGGTCCGGAGCCGAGGATCCTCTCGTGGTTGTAGAAACGCAGGTGCATGTAGCCGTTGGGATTGGAATAGGAAGCAGCAATGGCGGTggcaaagagagcaaagggaaggaagaagaagaagaaagaggaggaTGCCATTAATTAGTTATGGATGCAGATGTAGTGACCGATTGAACTGCAAATTAAGGTTgtgaaaaaaaaggaaattagTTATCGAAGATGAAATTTGAATATTTGCATGCAGTAGATTGCATTGCAGGGCTGTTTATATAGAGCATATGCTGCATGCGTTGACCGTCTCCCAATTTGATGCTGTAAGGTAGAAGGTCAACGCCGTGTCTGAGTAATCTGTCTGACATTGAAATAATGATTAAATAGTGATTGACCGACGCGTTGTAGATATATAGATTTGACTCGACCCGGCATCGATGGACGATGGTTATgccaaatagacaaacttcttcTTTTGGACGACCAATTAACTTGGAATTTTGTTTTTGATACGCGGAAACGGGCCCAATACGGTAATGAGATAGCCTCCTTTTTAATATGCCATTAAAATATATTCGATCGTTTTTCTAGATTGTTTTTCTCACAATAGTAATGAGATAGCCTCCTTTTTCCACGTAGATAATAGTGAATATCTTTCTATTTTTCACTTTTCCTTCTTTCTTATGTTTCAATTATCAATCTGTTTGCATGGTGGCTATATATTAACTTTTAGAATTAATTGGATGTTTTTAATCTTGTATTATTTAATGTTTAAATGTATTGATGAATTCGTAAGCTGTTTTTTTATTTGCAATTATTCAATGTGATATGATTTTATAAGCATCTATATATCTGAAATTTTACATCTATAGATTGGGCGATTGGCAATTAATGGAATGATGGTACGTTGAGTTTTGGTAGAACCATAATCTTTTTTAGCACACTTTACATCTATAGGAGAATCCATTTAGCACATTTACACACGAAACGTTTGTTCGTGTGTGAATGAGAATTTTAATGCAAACGAATTTATTTTAATCATATTCGTGTATATGCTGTAAATGAGAATCCATGCAGCCGGTTTAATTACAAAGGAAACGTACATGACCCACCCACTGtattaattaagaaattaaacttCTAATAATGTccaccaaaatatatatatatatatataaattaattggagCTCTATAGGTAGCAGGTCCTCAACGTTACTAGCTCGAGAGTCAAACCGATTCACATAATTTTGGAATATGAAGTTCAACGTCAAGTGTCACATATTATTAATTAATCGCAGCCAGCTAGTTTATACACTTCCTATCCCGATTAATTCCTTGATTCACCAATTAATTAAT includes these proteins:
- the LOC122009039 gene encoding dirigent protein 22-like; this encodes MASSSFFFFFLPFALFATAIAASYSNPNGYMHLRFYNHERILGSGPNATVVYSVQRTTSSSVSGFGNVYVYDNLLRAGVETDSPIIGRNQGMGVGSSMAENSGLTNFQLVFTAGEYNGSSLALQGLFPVAPLGTVFERAITGGTGKFRLARGYLLTSEVHATNTTLTGQLDAYISFR